The following DNA comes from Pseudanabaena yagii GIHE-NHR1.
AATGCCTGCTTGTATATTTTAGCCCGTTTATTTGGACATTTTATTGCAGGTGCAAATCCTAAAAATATAGATTCCACACCGAATAAAATACTTAGATAAACTAATAATTAGTATTTCAGAAAATTGTAATCCAGAAGACATATGTTTTCAGCACACCTATGGCAGACTTATAGAATAATCTACGATAAACCAGTCGGATAATGAGGGTATTTAATGGCTAATATTCTTTTAATTAACGGGAGTCCTTCTGCTCCTTCCAGATCACAAGGCATTTTGGAATATGCGATCGCCCTATTAAATCAACAAGGAATCAAAACCGATTTACTATCCGTGCGCGATTTACCTGCGGAAGATTTGGTATTTGGTAAATATAATAGCCCTAGTCTCGAACAACCCAAGGCTCTGCTAGAACAGGCTCAAGCTGTAATTATTTCTACTCCTATTTACAAAGCATCCTACACAGGCTTACTCAAAACCTTTCTCGATTTACTTCCTCAAAAAGCCTTAGCCGATAAAGTTATCCTTCCTATCGCCACAGGTGGCTCGATCGCGCATTTATTAGCGATCGACTTCACTCTCAAACCTGTACTGAGCGAGCTAGGTGCTAGGCATATTCTGGGAGTTGTCTATGCGATCGATAAGCAGATTGTTGTGAATGACGATCGCACCGTCACTCTTGAAGAAGAAATTGACCAAAGACTAAAACAATCTATCGCAGAACTAATCCAAGCTATTAAAAAATAGTCCTAGTCTTTTAGCCCCTTCTCTTTCCTATGAAATACAACAAACTTGGCGACAGCGATTTACAAATTTCCGAAATCACCCTCGGCACAATGACTTGGGGAAATCAGAACACGATCGCCGAAGCCCACGAACAACTAGATTATGCCTTCGATCATGGTGTGAACTTCCTTGATGCGGCGGAAATGTATCCCGTGCCAGTGCAAGAGAAAACTCAAGGCTTAACCGAAAGCTATATCGGTGAATGGTTAGCCAAACGTCAAAGGGATAAAGTCATCGTCGCCACCAAAATCGCAGGTCCCGGACGTGGCTTTGCTTGGCTCCGTAGTGGTGTACAAGCGATTGATCGCAAAAATATCGAGCAAGCCGTTGATGATAGTCTCAAGCGTCTCCGAACTGATTACATCGATCTCTATCAAATCCACTGGCCCGATCGCTATGTACCGCAGTTCGGCGCAACAGTCTACGACATCACAAAGGAGCGTGAAACAGTTCCCATTTCTGAACAACTTGCTGTATTTGATGACCTGATTAAAGCAGGCAAGATTCGCCATATCGGAGTCAGTAATGAAACTCCTTGGGGACTTGCCAAATTTACCCATGTGGCGAAGAAGAAAGATTTGCCCAAAATTGTTTCGATTCAGAATGCCTATAGCCTGTTGAACCGAGCCTTTGATGGAGCATTAGCCGAAACTTCTCGTCATACGAATGTTCCATTACTTGCCTATAGTCCCCTTGCCTTTGGTCTATTAACAGGTAAGTATCTCCATGACAATCCTCCCAAAGCCCGTCTAAATGCTTTTGAAGGATTTGGCGATCGCTACCGTAAACCCAACGTGACCAATGCTGTTGCGGCATATGTGGAAATTGCCAAGGCACACAATATCAAACCTTCTATTTTAGCTCTCGCCTTTGTCCGCAGTCGTTGGTTTGTCGCCAGCACGATCATCGGTGCAACTAGTTTAGAGCAACTAAAGGAAGATCTTGATAGCGTTAATGTGGAATTAGATCCCGCCATTTTTGCCGAGATTGAAAATGTAAATTCTCTCTATCCCAACCCCGCACAATAACACCAAAAACAATGATTTTGAATGATTTTGTAGGGGTAGAGCATTTGCGTCAACATTTTGGCTTCCTACTACAATCTTAAATCGCAAATGCTCTACCCTCTCCGCTTTCATCAACAATTTGTCCCTGCGGAATAAATTCATTCCTGCATTACGAATTTATTCCTAAGTTCTAAATTTATTACTACGTTGCGAAGTTTAGGGCAGAGCATTCTCAAATCAAGGTAATCTGTAAATTTATAGATTGTGGTGAGAATGCTCTGCCCCTACGGATCGATCTGCCAATTACCAATCACCAATTTCTATGTCCAAAATCCAACTTTACAGTGCCAAAGCCTGCCCCTATGCCCATCGTACTCGTCTAGTTCTAGGCGAAAAGGGAATTGACTTTGAATATACCGAAATTGATTTGCATAACAAACCCGAATGGTTCTCCAAAATTTCTAAGTATGGGAAAGTTCCTGCGCTCCGTCATGGCGAAAATGAAGTTTATGAATCAGCGATTATCAATGAATATATAAACGATGTATTCCCTGAGCCTGCATTACTGCCAAAAGATGCTGGTTCCAGAGCGATCGCTAGAATCTGGATTGACTATGCCAATACCAAATTCACAACTGCTTTTGGTAAGTTATTGCGCGGCAAGACTGCTGAAGAACAAGATCAAGGTCGCACTGAATTAAACGAAGCCATTTTATTCATTGAAAATGAAGCCTTAGCTAAGCTCTCTGGTGATGGTGCTTACTGGTTTGGTGAAAATATTTCCCTCGTCGATCTCACCTTCTATCCTTGGTTTGAGCGCATTCCTACCCTAGCGCATTATCGCAATTACACGATTCCTGCAGAAGCTGTGCGCGTTAAGCGTTGGTGGGATGCTGTTAGCGATCGCCCTGCGATAAAAGCGATCGCCAATCCTGTCGATTTCTACATTGAACGCTATTCCCGATTTATTCAACAGCCTGTTTCTGCTTAGCAATTGTGTGGCACGAAGCGCCACACAATTGCTTTAAAAATTCTTAGAGAAAACCTATGAGCCAAAAACGTCAATTCCGACTAGGTGCATTTATTCAAGCTACTGGTCATCATGTATCTGCATGGAGACATCCTGACGCTCAAATTGATGCAGGACATAACTTTGAGCATTACAAACAAATCACTCAAACCGCAGAACGTGGTCTCTTTGATACTGTCTTTCTCGCTGATAGTCCTGCGGTGTGGGGTGGATCACCTGACACTCAGAGTCGTAATGGCAAGATTGCTCATTTCGAGCCTGTGACTCTTTTTTCTGCACTTTCGGCAGTGACTACGCATATTGGCTTTGTGTCTACCGCTTCTACCACCTATGAGGAACCTTACACATTAGCGCGAAAATTTGCATCTCTCGATCATCTCAGTAATGGGCGAGCAGCATGGAACGTTGTCACCACAGGCAATGAGAATGCGGCGGCTAACTTTGGTTTAGAGCATCATCCCGAACATAGCCAACGCTACGAACGTGCCGAGGAATTTATCGAAGTCGTTAAAGGACTTTGGGATAGTTGGGAAGATGACGCTTTCATTGCCGATCGCGAATCTGGTGTTTATTTTGAAGTAGAGAAATTGCATACTCTCAATCACAAGGGTAAGTATTTCTCGGTCAAAGGACCTCTGAATGTTGCCCGTCCTCCCCAAGGCTATCCCGTCATTGTCCAAGCGGGTGCTTCGGAACCTGGGCGAGAGCTAGCAGCTAGAACTGCTGAAGTAATCTTTACCGCTAACCAAACCCTTGCTGATGCTCAGGAATTTTATAGCGACGTTAAAGGTCGTCTTGCCAAATATGGGCGATCACCTGATGATTTAAAAATTATGCCAGGAGCTTTCCCTGTGATTGGACGCACGGAAGAAGAGGCACAAGAGAAGTATGAATTTCTGCAATCTCTCATTCATCCCGATGTCGCTTGGGGCATTTTGAAGCAATACTATCGAGGTGTAGATTTGTCAGGATATTCCCTCGATGATCTCGCACCAGAGCTACCTTCTAGCACCAATAACAATAAGAGTCGCTTGAAGTTGGTGAAGGACTTGGCTTCTAAAGGTTTAACTTTGCGTGAGTTATATCGTTCTCTCGCTACAGCACGCGGACATCGCACAATTATAGGTACGCCTGAAAGCATTGCTGATCAGTTGCAAGAATGGTTTGACAATGGTGCTGCGGATGGCTTTAATATCATGCCTCCTATTCTGCCCACTGGTTTAGATGATTTTGTGAATCTCGTAATTCCCATTCTCCAAAAGCGTGGTTTGTTCCGCACTGCCTATGAAGGGAAGACTCTCCGCGAAAATCTGGGTTTACGTCGTCCTGCTAATCAGTACACAATTCAGGTTGGAGATAGACAGTTGGTGGCTTAAAGGCAATTAGCTGTTAGCAATTAGCTGTTAGCTTTTGGCTTTTTAGCGATCGCATTGGTAGTCCTAGAAAAGGAAAGGATTTAAAGATAATGATGGGCGGCGCGAAGCGCCGCCCATCATTATCTATTTAGTACTACCATCGCATTTTTCTGAATAATCAAAAACGGGAAGCTATTTAAAATCTAGCTTCCCATTTTTGGGTGTTCATGCTAAAAGCGTTATGATATAGCTGTTTTGTCAAAAAATAAGGTGAATTAAATGGCGATCGCATTACCGAAAAAAATCATGCTACTTGGCTCGGGAGAACTAGGCAAGGAGGTTGTTATTGCTGCCCAAAGACTAGGTAATACGGTAATTGCAGTTGATCGCTATGACAATGCACCTGCGATGCAAGTAGCTGATTATCGGGAAGTGATCTCGATGTTGGATGGTGAGGCACTCGAAGCCGTTGTCAAAAAACATCAACCCGATTTAATTATGCCAGAAGTGGAAGCGATCCGTACTGAAAAGCTGCTGGAACTGGAAGCGCAGGGTTACACGATCATCCCCACGGCTGCTGCTACCAACTTCACGATGAATCGCGATCGCATTCGGGATTTAGCCAGTCATGAATTGGGCTTACGAACTGCTAAATATGCCTATGCAAATAGCCTCGACGAATTGAAAACCGTTGCCACCGAAATTGGTTTCCCGAATGTGATTAAACCTGTGATGTCTTCTTCTGGAAAGGGTCAATCTGTTGTCAATTCTCCTGATGAATTGGAAAAAGCTTGGGATTATGCGATCGCTGGCGGTCGAGGTGATACTGCTAAAATCATCATCGAGGAATTTATCAATTTTGAAGTCGAGATTACCCTGTTAACAATCCGTCAATGGCAGGGAGAGACTCTATTTTGCGAAGCGATCGGGCATCGTCAGGAACGAGGTGACTATCAAGAGTCATGGCAGCCCGTTGGCTTAACTCCTGATCAAGTCAAAGATGCACAGGACATCGCCCGCAAGGTCACTGATAAACTTGGCGGTGCAGGTATTTTCGGGGTGGAATTTTTTATCACTAAAGATGAAGTAATTTTCTCAGAACTGTCCCCCCGTCCCCATGACACAGGAATGGTTACGCTCATCTCCCAAAATCTCAACGAATTTGAACTCCATTTACGGGCAATTCTCGGCTTACCGATTCCCACGATTGAATTGCTCAGCCCATCCGCCAGTGCCGTCATTCTTGCCAGCGAAACTAGCGAGAAAATTTCCTATACAGGCATAGAAGCAGCCCTTGCGATTCCTAACACAGAAATTCGTTTATTTGGTAAACCCGATTCTCGTCCCTATCGCCGCATGGGCGTGGCTTTAGCTAAAGGCAAAGATGCGATCGAATCCCGTCAAAAAGCAACAGAAGCCGCTGCCAAAGTCAAAATTATTTAAAGCAAAGAGAGGTGAGCATTTGCGATTGAAGATTGCGATATAGCTATAGCCAAGTAAATTTAAGCCATAAACCCCAAAAGTGAGTTACGGCGCGAAGCGCCGTAACTCACTTTTGGGGTTTGCTTTTGTCGGCACTGGTCATTGAATTAGTGGTATGAGAAAATAGAGGCAGAGTCAAGGAGAAAGCTATGGAATGTCCCCACTGCCAAAGCGAAAAGATCATCAAAAATGGCAAACATCACCACCAAGATGGCAAAGCCATCCAAAACTATTTATGCAAAGGATGCGGCAAGAGATTTAGTGAAAGGACAGGAACACCAATGTCAAGGCTGAGAACACCAGCGAGTGTCGTATCCTTAGCGCTGAAGATGAGGAGTGAAGGGATGGGAATCAGAGCCAGTGGGAGAGTACTAGAAAAATCCCATGTCAGCATCATGAGATGGGAGCAAAAATTGGCAACCCAGTCACAGCAATGGAATCCATCCGCCCCAGCAGGAGGAGATATTACAATCGAAGGAGATGAAGTCTATACTCGCGTTGGCGAGAACCATTCGACTGGCGCTCACGGCAAGCCTTCCCCCCAGTGAATCTAAAGGATGGACAGTAACATTCATCGAACGCAACAGTCGTTATTGGATTGAAGCAAAGGCAGGACTCAAAACCACTGAGTTATTTGCGAAAGCAACGAAAACAGCATGGCAATGGGCAAAGGCGAGTCAATATATCCGATGGTTTACGGATGGAGAAAGACGTTATGCCCAACAACTGTGGCAAATGGCAAGTGTCTACCTCAAATCCACCGAAGTAAGCCGTGAGTATGGACATCGCAAGGTATGGAGACATGGATTAGAAGTTGCCATCAAAATCAAAGGTTCACAGGGCAATCGTCGTGTGGAATGGCTCAAGCCAGAACATCCTTATACGGCTATTAGCAACAAGTGTGACGTTCATGCTAATCACAATGAAGCAAACAATAGTGCTTTGAGAAGAAGGTGTAGCGCTTATCGCCGTAGACAAAACCTATATGCTAAGAATACGAAGGGTTTGCAACGAACGGTCACCGTACAACGATTAGTTCACAATTGGGTGAGACCTCATGTGGGCTTAGGGAAGAATAAAACTCCTGCTATGACGATCGGGTTATATCATCGACCTCTTTCCATGCTGGAGTTGCTTTCACTACGGGGCTTTCATTCCCTCACGATTTAACTGACCAGTGCCCTTTTGTCATAACATAACTGACTACTGCTATAGGAAGCAAAATGTTGGCACAAACGCTCAACTCTCTACAATTTAGTCATTATTAGGTTATTTAGAGTGTCAATAAATCATAAAAATATCTAAAAATAAAATACTTAGATAACCTAATAATTAGTAATACGCATATTTGTAATCTAGAAGACATCGGTTGTGAGCACAGCTATGTCAAACTTTGATCATTAATCTACGGCAACCCAATCGGGTAACGAGAGTATCTATGAGCAAATATAGCCGCCTAAGTACTTCGCCTTCCGCCGCATTGAAAGCGAAGCTTGATTATCCAGTAATCGATACCGATATCCATACCAACGACTTCACTCCCGACTTTGAGGACTACATCGCTAACTATGGTGGTTCCAAATTGGTAGATGAACTGCGTAAAGCCGAATTTGGTCGCCTTAATCCTAAGTCTGAAGGTAAAGACTGGTATCAACAAACTCCCGAAGAGCGTCAATATCACCGCACTTTACGTTCTCCTTGGTGGGCTAGAGTTACCAAAAATACTCTGGATCTTGCTACTTACACTCTTCCCTCCCTATTGGCAGAGCGTCTAGCAGAACAAGGTTCTGATTATTCAGTACTTTTCCCTAACAACGTCTTAGCGGCGGCTGGAGCTAGCAATGAGAATCGTCAAGCTCTCCAACGGGCGATCAATCATTACCACGCAGACCTCTATCGCAAATATAGCGATCGCCTTACCCCTGTTGCTGGCATTCTCTTGAATGATCCTAAAGAAGCGATCGAGGAGCTAGAATTTGCGGTCAATACTTTGGGCTTGAAGGTCATCAATATCCCTGGTGGTGTCAAACGTCCGATTAAGGCGATCGCTGATAAATATCCCGCCGACAAGTATCCTGAAATTGCACGCTATGCCTCCTATATCGATTTCTATGGAATCGATAGCGAGTATGACTACGATCCATTCTGGGCAAAGGTTGTCGAACTCGGTGTACCCATCGCCACTCACTACGGTAGCCAAGGTTGGACGGGTCGCTCCTCCATCAGCAATTACATGAACAACCACATCGGACACTTTGCCGATGGTTCGGAAGCTTTTGCGAAGGCTCTATTCTTTGGTGGTGTTACCAAGCGCTTCCCACAATTGCGTGTCGCCTTGCTCGAAGGTGGGGCTGACTGGGGCGCTCATGTTTACATTCACTTGGTCGATCGCTTCTTGAAGCGCAACCTTGAAGGCTTGAAGAACTACGATCCTACCGAAGCCAATGCTGATGAATTGTTCGATATCTTCGAGAAATACGGACAAGAATTGACTAAGGGCAAATCCTTCACTAAGGAAGAATTGCTGCAAACCGTTCTCGGTTCTTCGTTCCTACGCCATAGCCGTTCTCCTATTGGTGATGAACTAGAAGACTTTGGCAAGGCAGGCATTGAGAAGATTGAAGATATTCGCGATCAGTGGGTCGATAACTTCTTCTTCGGTTCTGAGTCCGATGATCGCACGATTGCGGCTGCCTTCAACGACAAGGCTAATCCCTTGGGTGTGAAGATTAATGCGATCTACTCATCTGATGTCGGTCACTGGGATGTTCCCGATCTCACTCAGCCTCTTGCCGAAAGCTGGAGCTTGGTAGAAGAAGGTGTGATTACGGAAGCTGATTTCAAGGCTTATGTATTTTCTAATCCTTACAAGTTCTATACTCAAGCAAATCCTAATTTCTTTAAGGGAACCCAAATCGAAGCGAAGTTGAACAAGTATCAACCCGCCCCAGTTGCTGCTAAACCAGCCGCCCAAAAGGTCGCTGTATCTGTCTAGAATTAGCGATCGCTGCTCTTTGAATGTTTGTATATCTTGAACTCCAAAATTTGATCAGTTAGAAAAAGCTTTTTAGAGAAGAGGTTTTTCTAACTGATTTTATGTAAAGCACAAAATTCCATAATCAATGTAGGGAATGTAGGGGCATAGCATTCCCGCAGTAATCTATCAATTCTTAGATCACTTTAATTTGGGAATGCTTTGCCCTAAACCTTTGACATTTATCAGAAATTCTAACCCGCAGGGATAATTTGTTGGTAAAAGCAAAATTAATGTAGGGGCAGAGCATTCCCACAGTAATCTATCAATTCTTAGATCCTCTCGATTTGGGAATGCTCTGCCCTAAACCTCTAAACATACGCCAAAATTTCAAGCCGCCGAGATGATTTGTTGGTAAAAGCGAAGAGGGTAGAGCATTTGCGATTTGAGATTGTAATGGAAAGCAAAAATGTTGGCGCAAATGCTCTACCCCTACATCCCCTACATTAGGACAAAATCAAAATTCTTTAATCGACACAATATTCATGACTATTCCCTATACAAAATTTGGTAACACTGGCTTAACCGTTTCCAAACTCGTCCTCGGTACGATGACCTTTGGACTCCAAACCAATGAAGAGACTTCAATCAAAGTTCTCGATACTGCTGCGGAAGCAGGAATCAACTTTCTCGATACTGCCGATGTTTATCCCCTAGGTGGTGGACTGGAGAATGCAGGACGCACTGAAGAAATTATCGGACGTTGGCTGAAAGGAAAACGCGATCGCTTTATTTTGGCGACTAAGGCAGTCGGCAAAGTTGGTAATGCCCCTTGGGATCAAGGTGCTTCGCGCAAACATTTATTTGATGCGATCGATCATTCCCTGCGACGCTTACAGACTGATTATGTCGATCTTTATCAATTGCATTCTGATGATACAAATACGCCCCTTGATGAAACTATTGAGGCTTTAGATGCGATCGTCAAATCTGGGAAGGTTCGCTATATCG
Coding sequences within:
- the ssuE gene encoding NADPH-dependent FMN reductase, whose protein sequence is MANILLINGSPSAPSRSQGILEYAIALLNQQGIKTDLLSVRDLPAEDLVFGKYNSPSLEQPKALLEQAQAVIISTPIYKASYTGLLKTFLDLLPQKALADKVILPIATGGSIAHLLAIDFTLKPVLSELGARHILGVVYAIDKQIVVNDDRTVTLEEEIDQRLKQSIAELIQAIKK
- a CDS encoding NADP(H)-dependent aldo-keto reductase, which encodes MKYNKLGDSDLQISEITLGTMTWGNQNTIAEAHEQLDYAFDHGVNFLDAAEMYPVPVQEKTQGLTESYIGEWLAKRQRDKVIVATKIAGPGRGFAWLRSGVQAIDRKNIEQAVDDSLKRLRTDYIDLYQIHWPDRYVPQFGATVYDITKERETVPISEQLAVFDDLIKAGKIRHIGVSNETPWGLAKFTHVAKKKDLPKIVSIQNAYSLLNRAFDGALAETSRHTNVPLLAYSPLAFGLLTGKYLHDNPPKARLNAFEGFGDRYRKPNVTNAVAAYVEIAKAHNIKPSILALAFVRSRWFVASTIIGATSLEQLKEDLDSVNVELDPAIFAEIENVNSLYPNPAQ
- a CDS encoding glutathione S-transferase family protein — its product is MSKIQLYSAKACPYAHRTRLVLGEKGIDFEYTEIDLHNKPEWFSKISKYGKVPALRHGENEVYESAIINEYINDVFPEPALLPKDAGSRAIARIWIDYANTKFTTAFGKLLRGKTAEEQDQGRTELNEAILFIENEALAKLSGDGAYWFGENISLVDLTFYPWFERIPTLAHYRNYTIPAEAVRVKRWWDAVSDRPAIKAIANPVDFYIERYSRFIQQPVSA
- a CDS encoding LLM class flavin-dependent oxidoreductase; this translates as MSQKRQFRLGAFIQATGHHVSAWRHPDAQIDAGHNFEHYKQITQTAERGLFDTVFLADSPAVWGGSPDTQSRNGKIAHFEPVTLFSALSAVTTHIGFVSTASTTYEEPYTLARKFASLDHLSNGRAAWNVVTTGNENAAANFGLEHHPEHSQRYERAEEFIEVVKGLWDSWEDDAFIADRESGVYFEVEKLHTLNHKGKYFSVKGPLNVARPPQGYPVIVQAGASEPGRELAARTAEVIFTANQTLADAQEFYSDVKGRLAKYGRSPDDLKIMPGAFPVIGRTEEEAQEKYEFLQSLIHPDVAWGILKQYYRGVDLSGYSLDDLAPELPSSTNNNKSRLKLVKDLASKGLTLRELYRSLATARGHRTIIGTPESIADQLQEWFDNGAADGFNIMPPILPTGLDDFVNLVIPILQKRGLFRTAYEGKTLRENLGLRRPANQYTIQVGDRQLVA
- the purT gene encoding formate-dependent phosphoribosylglycinamide formyltransferase; the protein is MAIALPKKIMLLGSGELGKEVVIAAQRLGNTVIAVDRYDNAPAMQVADYREVISMLDGEALEAVVKKHQPDLIMPEVEAIRTEKLLELEAQGYTIIPTAAATNFTMNRDRIRDLASHELGLRTAKYAYANSLDELKTVATEIGFPNVIKPVMSSSGKGQSVVNSPDELEKAWDYAIAGGRGDTAKIIIEEFINFEVEITLLTIRQWQGETLFCEAIGHRQERGDYQESWQPVGLTPDQVKDAQDIARKVTDKLGGAGIFGVEFFITKDEVIFSELSPRPHDTGMVTLISQNLNEFELHLRAILGLPIPTIELLSPSASAVILASETSEKISYTGIEAALAIPNTEIRLFGKPDSRPYRRMGVALAKGKDAIESRQKATEAAAKVKII
- a CDS encoding amidohydrolase family protein, encoding MSKYSRLSTSPSAALKAKLDYPVIDTDIHTNDFTPDFEDYIANYGGSKLVDELRKAEFGRLNPKSEGKDWYQQTPEERQYHRTLRSPWWARVTKNTLDLATYTLPSLLAERLAEQGSDYSVLFPNNVLAAAGASNENRQALQRAINHYHADLYRKYSDRLTPVAGILLNDPKEAIEELEFAVNTLGLKVINIPGGVKRPIKAIADKYPADKYPEIARYASYIDFYGIDSEYDYDPFWAKVVELGVPIATHYGSQGWTGRSSISNYMNNHIGHFADGSEAFAKALFFGGVTKRFPQLRVALLEGGADWGAHVYIHLVDRFLKRNLEGLKNYDPTEANADELFDIFEKYGQELTKGKSFTKEELLQTVLGSSFLRHSRSPIGDELEDFGKAGIEKIEDIRDQWVDNFFFGSESDDRTIAAAFNDKANPLGVKINAIYSSDVGHWDVPDLTQPLAESWSLVEEGVITEADFKAYVFSNPYKFYTQANPNFFKGTQIEAKLNKYQPAPVAAKPAAQKVAVSV